One part of the Enterococcus sp. DIV1094 genome encodes these proteins:
- a CDS encoding LPXTG cell wall anchor domain-containing protein codes for MKKKKKFLLTLFFVCSLFMVGGTVEAASSAHTSHAGIYFNGYDGSWSSGDINQSQPNIEIPGDDGSVSGGKMSQGTLPKTNTISHVSMFWLGVLLVSGALYTFMKRIQIIGGKLHEK; via the coding sequence ATGAAAAAGAAAAAAAAGTTCTTACTCACTTTATTCTTCGTATGTAGCTTGTTTATGGTAGGAGGCACTGTGGAAGCAGCGTCAAGTGCGCATACTTCCCATGCGGGGATTTACTTTAACGGCTACGATGGAAGTTGGAGTTCGGGGGATATCAACCAATCACAGCCTAACATTGAAATACCAGGTGACGACGGTTCTGTTTCTGGAGGAAAAATGTCTCAAGGAACATTACCTAAAACAAATACAATCAGTCATGTTTCAATGTTTTGGTTAGGAGTACTGCTAGTAAGCGGTGCGCTATATACTTTTATGAAAAGAATTCAAATTATCGGAGGAAAACTACATGAAAAATAA
- a CDS encoding WxL domain-containing protein, whose protein sequence is MKNKIALYSALLLSLGGIATTGVSAFADATDSNATSNATIKFLPGDGVTPPVDPDNPDNPDPGTDPEDPGNGGTGEVGPLSIDYVSNLSFGEQKISGANAVYEAKNTTPRIQVTDTRGDKKAGWRLSATASPFTGQDADAQNVVLRGTELSLNNGTTVTTTGNNSAAPTVSDVVLDGSSTAVDVMTAAPDSGQGTWVDKYAASDVTLKVPAGSAENGVDYTSTIEWNLVSAP, encoded by the coding sequence ATGAAAAATAAAATCGCTCTATATTCAGCTTTACTTTTATCATTAGGAGGAATTGCAACTACAGGAGTGAGTGCATTTGCAGATGCCACAGACTCAAATGCTACTTCTAATGCAACAATTAAATTCTTGCCAGGAGACGGTGTTACTCCGCCAGTAGATCCAGATAATCCAGATAATCCAGATCCAGGTACCGATCCTGAAGATCCAGGAAATGGTGGTACTGGAGAAGTAGGGCCATTATCAATTGACTACGTTTCAAATCTTTCATTTGGTGAGCAAAAAATCTCAGGTGCTAATGCAGTTTATGAAGCAAAAAATACAACACCACGTATCCAAGTAACAGATACTCGTGGAGATAAAAAAGCTGGATGGAGATTGTCAGCGACAGCTTCACCATTTACAGGACAAGACGCAGATGCACAAAACGTTGTGTTACGTGGTACAGAGTTGTCATTAAACAACGGTACTACTGTAACAACTACTGGAAATAACTCTGCTGCACCAACAGTTAGCGATGTAGTATTAGATGGAAGTAGTACAGCCGTTGACGTGATGACAGCAGCACCTGATTCAGGACAAGGTACATGGGTAGATAAATATGCAGCATCAGACGTAACATTGAAAGTCCCAGCAGGTTCTGCTGAAAATGGTGTGGACTATACGAGTACCATTGAATGGAACTTAGTCAGTGCACCATAA